The segment CGAACGCTTCGTGCCCCTGGGCTGGATCATCGTTCTGAGGGACATGACCGCCTCGCGGGAGCTGGAGCGCCTGCGCAAGCTCGACCAGATGAAAAGCGAGTTCGTCGCCAACGTCTCGCACGAGCTGAAGACCCCCCTCACCTCGATCAAGGCCTACACGGAAGCGCTCCTCGACATGGCCCAGGATCCTCAGATGAAGGATTTCCTCAAGGTCATCGACGAGGAATCCGATCGCCTGCTCTTCCTCATCAACGACCTCCTGAACGTCTCGCGCATCCAGTCCGGGCGGATGAAGATGCACTTCGAACTCGTGCGGCCCCGGACGATCGTGGACGAGGTCCTTCATATTTCCAAGGTCCAGTCCGACCGGCACCAGCTTGTCCTGGAGATCGCCGAGGAGTTGCCGGAGATGCTGCTGGACAAGGAGAAGATGAAGGAAGTCATGGTCAACCTCATCTCCAACGCGATCAAGTACTCGCCGCGGGGCGGTCGCGTGTGGGTCCGGATGCGGGCGGAGGAAACGAACCTTCGCGTCGAGGTGCAGGACGAAGGCATCGGCATCCCCCCCGAGCACCAGAAAAATCTCTTTCAGGCTTTTTACCGCGTGGATTCCTCCCACACGGCCCAGATTCCCGGAACCGGTCTGGGCCTGGTGATCGTGAAGGCGATCGTGGAGCACCACGGCGGCCGGGTGTGGCTGGAAAGCGAAGTCGGCCGGGGGACCACGTTTTTCGTCCTCATCCCCGTCCGCCGCGAGATCCGCCGGGGCGAACCCGGATCGGAACTGGGTTCGATGGCCTGACCGCCGC is part of the Planctomycetota bacterium genome and harbors:
- a CDS encoding ATP-binding protein, encoding MASDGPKTDSGTYRAMTPSPETLALQETVTRMFLAQEPAEVARILAEAGSTRLGAREAAVFLYAGDPPALVGGSPALLPDPAVADYVLSEGKPATVPHAEGRFITAFPLRARQERVGLLVVDVTGRAEEVAAMNLDPVSFLADQAAAILANLRLVTRSIGESTLLSNILDSITNAIVTLDNERRITRLNRNAMAMLEIAADAIGRPYPEVLVPEVGRAVDEILRDLGQMGFAMERMVTARLPQGLELPMAVSGSILRDERFVPLGWIIVLRDMTASRELERLRKLDQMKSEFVANVSHELKTPLTSIKAYTEALLDMAQDPQMKDFLKVIDEESDRLLFLINDLLNVSRIQSGRMKMHFELVRPRTIVDEVLHISKVQSDRHQLVLEIAEELPEMLLDKEKMKEVMVNLISNAIKYSPRGGRVWVRMRAEETNLRVEVQDEGIGIPPEHQKNLFQAFYRVDSSHTAQIPGTGLGLVIVKAIVEHHGGRVWLESEVGRGTTFFVLIPVRREIRRGEPGSELGSMA